In Macrotis lagotis isolate mMagLag1 chromosome 8, bilby.v1.9.chrom.fasta, whole genome shotgun sequence, a single genomic region encodes these proteins:
- the APOBR gene encoding apolipoprotein B receptor, translating into MELLRLHFPGVHRALREALDSINNFASYLLGDTVPSAEERGENLSRSDGRSGEELGEMNAEGSQQAEESKKALKEEMINSRDLEVTFTSRGSESREVLEEGKEKKVREIQISEVEGNWEIGKDVAVCPNEMTKVCTTWDSSNKNSKEIKGKIRGNYKIDVQGTWCMMETETNQGQKIDVAEARECKKEGILAEGYVETEEFASEEKSGRELKAQGKKNQEPSEKEVSKGKSENYWKGEEIEPVGEQKEEVKEIKSGDLEKGDLKAFGVESESGIIQEQEKEEDRQTQETEKTERDLQEAREVEKGQSMKKGEAGNDPKIEMETRRSHEPKMAPDVGRGYRKDGKRETPEKQELEKHEVKEVWEAERTGIRCAKSEAIWEVLDIKPLDIDTEKLQGVQELGEKTERDVKSEAWITSVMEEAKAREAVKSKTAEINPKKEAEEAWNAEDIEISREWNMEVIKGGSGIEAADGEDLERKKDEERETEENPFPEQVQTQKTEREEEQANFWILGKKESMKVLESGIEAEGSWGLEGEAGGNCENQLGQKGGQDIQEIMVWEGTLDNFSRINKSESLETKEVTGGWETKFRRPQEVEGTEIDNSDETSVTGQEKEVEGVKLMREVGKSQEMETEDKVSHGTEEVRENQNLEEIGENWNMEAETWRSQEIEKKPKKIQDLMEDEGKGREEESFINPERETLEGYEIEVYSVQNTENENVQEVKKQDLVVMEGWKIVEGKAESGQVTETEDKGGCKGEEEVFIFPTGEDKKNWEPKGSQEFKQQEVPRVKVKTGWGTKEAGTIEPEMEQEEVKGVWEKELEGGQEVQADRGHKLEESKARKLQEREVMEAKEYWEAEGEVLRSQEMKVEGNQEREDKSGKALDREAKEVWEGNAGSPWNTEIVNEKVGLNFKEIEAGRGQDTVQKMKRDQKEIKRDWNSEEAESQGEKKARKSPGSNLLEIGVRKVLEEENKDFWEVEGTECQRQGMTERDQVAEKSEAGRTWEREERKSEEEKETGSSDPEESWIVKKEEAGNNCEKEKSAFCLGVEIQMVMTNKVVEFGREEEMKEMQIKSEKKSEESKEKRETEEVVDGDQGVNSESTYLLEEETQHSEDTQTEAKAGGSHAVEGESSMDDLYIEKVEVNGARRLETEKMEGSDNIEEAGSQGAGNRKELEPDGCSDPEKAAGWKNGDKNSETSGACESNEKTGRVLEPDYGRGTEEAIHTGSRAPEATENKETEAPAPTNLIALRLSPASDFADKAQSSWNEAPIPGPCLDLSIPRSRVLLSRNASQRRSRPSFRRAPEPKKDDSDNDDESLGVPLNEGTPAPKLRLLQSEETAVQSPPKPEGTPVTARKRPLGHGFGLAHPSMMQELQARLGRPKPQ; encoded by the exons ATGGAACTCCTGAGGCTTCACTTCCCTGGGGTGCACCGTGCCCTGAGGGAGGCTCTG GACTCCATAAACAACTTTGCTTCTTACCTCTTAGGGGACACAGTTCCCTCTgcagaggagaggggggaaaatctGAGCAGGAGTGATGGGAGGAGTGGAGAAGAGCTTGGGGAAATGAATGCAGAAGGGAGCCAGCAAGCTGAAGAGTCTAAGAAAGCactgaaagaagaaatgattaatTCCAGAGATCTGGAAGTTACTTTTACCTCTAGAGGGTCAGAGTCAAGGGAGGttttggaggaagggaaagaaaaaaaggtcagGGAAATCCAAATATCAGAAGTTGAGGGAAACTGGGAGATAGGAAAAGATGTTGCAGTATGCCCGAATGAGATGACCAAGGTCTGTACAACTTGGGACAGTAGCAACAAaaattccaaagagattaaaggaaaaataagaggtAATTACAAAATAGATGTCCAAGGAACTTGGTGTATGATGGAAACAGAGACcaaccaaggtcaaaagatagATGTAGCAGAGGCCAGAGAATGCAAAAAAGAAGGGATCTTGGCTGAAGGATATGTGGAGACAGAAGAATTTGCCTCAGAAGAAAAGAGTGGCAGAGAGCTGAAAGCACAGGGCAAGAAAAACCAAGAGCCCAGTGAGAAGGAAGTCAGTAAGGGGAAGTCTGAAAACTACTGGAAAGGGGAGGAAATTGAACCTGTGggagaacagaaggaagaagtGAAGGAGATAAAGTCAGGAGATCTTGAAAAGGGAGATTTGAAAGCCTTTGGGGTAGAGTCTGAGAGTGGAATAATCCAGGagcaggaaaaagaagaggacagGCAAACACAGGAGACAGAAAAGACTGAAAGAGACTTGCAGGAGGCAAGAGAAGTTGAGAAAGGTCAGAGTATGAAAAAAGGAGAGGCAGGGAATGACCCGAAGATAGAAATGGAAACCAGAAGAAGTCATGAGCCCAAGATGGCACCTGATGTGGGGAGAGGATATAggaaagatgggaaaagagaaacTCCTGAAAAACAGGAGTTGGAGAAGCATGAGGTCAAGGAAGTTTGGGAGGCAGAGAGGACGGGGATCAGATGTGCAAAAAGTGAAGCAATTTGGGAAGTCCTAGATATAAAACCATTGGATATAGATACAGAAAAACTACAAGGAGTCCAGGAACTAGGAGAAAAGACTGAGAGAGATGTAAAATCTGAGGCTTGGATAACTTCAGTCATGGAAGAAGCTAAGGCCAGGGAAGCTGTAAAGTCAAAGACAGCagaaataaatccaaaaaaagaaGCTGAGGAAGCCTGGAATGCAGAAGATATAGAAATCAGTAGAGAATGGAACATGGAGGTGATTAAAGGAGGTTCAGGCATAGAAGCAGCAGATGGGGAAgatttagagaggaagaaagatgaagagagagagactgaggaaaaCCCTTTCCCAGAGCAAGTTCAAACccaaaaaacagagagagaagaagaacaGGCCAACTTCTGGATCCTGGGAAAAAAGGAGAGTATGAAAGTTCTAGAATCAGGGATAGAAGCTGAAGGAAGTTGGGGCTTGGAGGGAGAAGCTGGGGGAAACTGTGAGAATCAGTTGGGGCAAAAGGGAGGCCAGGACATTCAGGAAATTATGGTCTGGGAGGGAACACTTGATAATTTTAGTAGGATCAATAAATCAGAGTCATTAGAAACTAAGGAAGTCACAGGAGGTTGGGAGACAAAATTTAGGAGGCCCCAGGAGGTCGAGGGAACAGAAATAGACAACTCAGATGAGACCTCAGTAACAGGGCAAGAAAAAGAGGTAGAGGGAGTCAAGTTAATGAGAGAGGTGGGGAAAAGCCaagagatggagacagaagaCAAAGTAAGCCATGGGACAGAAGAGGTCAGGGAAAATCAGAACCTGGaggagattggggaaaattggaacatgGAAGCAGAAACTTGGAGATcccaagagatagagaaaaagccTAAGAAAATCCAGGACCTAATGGAGGATGAaggtaaaggaagagaggaagaatcaTTTATAAATCCAGAGAGAGAGACTTTGGAGGGCTATGAGATAGAAGTCTATAGTGTCCAAAATACAGAGAATGAAAATGTCCAAGAGGTGAAAAAACAGGATTTAGTTGTAATGGAAGGTTGGAAGATAGTGGAAGGGAAGGCTGAGAGTGGTCaagtgacagagacagaagatAAGGGAGGTTGTAAGGGTGAGGAAGAAGTTTTCATATTCCCGActggagaagacaagaaaaactgGGAGCCTAAAGGAAGCCAAGAATTTAAACAGCAAGAGGTCCCAAGGGTAAAAGTTAAAACAGGCTGGGGTACCAAAGAGGCTGGAACAATAGAACCAGAGATGGAGCAGGAAGAAGTCAAGGGAGTTTGGGAGAAGGAGCTTGAGGGAGGCCAAGAGGTACAAGCTGACAGAGGCCATAAACTGGAAGAGTCTAAAGCCAGAAAACTCCAGGAAAGGGAAGTAATGGAAGCTAAAGAATACTGGGAGGCAGAGGGAGAGGTCCTAAGAAGTCAGGAGATGAAGGTGGAGGGAAATCAGGAGAGGGAGGATAAAAGTGGCAAAGCATTGGATAGAGAGGCTAAAGAAGTCTGGGAAGGAAATGCTGGAAGCCCATGGAATACTGAGATAGTAAATGAGAAAGTGGGGCTGAATTTCAAGGAGATTGAGGCAGGAAGAGGCCAGGACACAGTACAGAAGATGAAAAGAGATCAGAAGGAAATCAAAAGAGATTGGAACTCAGAAGAGGCAGAGagccagggggaaaaaaaggcaagaaaaagtcCAGGTTCAAATTTATTAgagattggagtcaggaaagtattggaagaagaaaataaagacttcTGGGAGGTTGAAGGAACTGAATGCCAAAGACAGGGAATGACTGAAAGAGACCAAGTAGCAGAAAAATCAGAGGCTGGGAGAAcctgggagagggaggagagaaaatctgaagaagagaaagaaacaggcTCATCAGATCCTGAAGAATCCTGGATAGTTAAGAAAGAAGAGGCAGGGAACAACTGTGAAAAAGAGAAATCTGCCTTCTGTCTAGGAGTAGAGATACAGATGGTTATGACCAACAAGGTAGTGGAGtttgggagggaagaagaaatgaaggagatgCAAATCAAGTCAGAGAAAAAGTCTGAAGAGagcaaggaaaaaagggaaacagaGGAGGTTGTTGATGGAGATCAGGGTGTGAACTCTGAGAGTACCTATCTCCTGGAAGAAGAGACACAGCATAGTGAAGACACCCAGACAGAAGCCAAAGCTGGGGGGAGCCATGCAGTAGAGGGGGAAAGTTCTATGGATGACCTATATATAGAGAAAGTAGAAGTTAATGGAGCTAGGAGGCTGGAGACAGAGAAGATGGAAGGCAGTGACAACATAGAAGAGGCAGGCAGTCAAGGAGCAGGAAACAGGAAAGAGTTGGAGCCTGATGGATGCTCTGACCCTGAGAAAGCAGCAGGTTGGAAAAATGGAGACAAAAACTCAGAAACTTCTGGAGCCTGTGAATCCAATGAGAAGACTGGAAGAGTCTTGGAGCCTGACTATGGTAGAGGAACAGAAGAAGCTATACATACAGGCTCTAGAGCCCCGGAGGCTACAGAAAACAAGGAGACAGAAGCCCCAGCCCCCACCAATTTGATAGCACTAAGACTGTCTCCTGCCTCTGATTTTGCTGATAAAGCCCAGAGCAGTTGGAATGAG GCTCCCATTCCTGGTCCATGTCTGGATCTCTCCATTCCCAGAAGTCGAGTTCTCCTCTCCAGGAATGCCTCCCAACGCCGATCACGACCTTCTTTTCGAAGGGCACCAGAACCAAAAAAGGATGacagtgataatgatgatgagtCTCTGGGTGTCCCTCTCAATGAAGGGACCCCAGCCCCAAAACTGAGACTACTTCAGTCTGAAGAAACTGCAGTACAAAGTCCTCCTAAGCCAGAGGGGACCCCAGTTACAGCAAGGAAACGGCCCCTGGGTCATGG GTTTGGCCTTGCTCACCCCAGCATGATGCAGGAGTTACAGGCTCGTCTGGGACGGCCCAAGCCCCAGTGA